A stretch of the Sphingobacterium thalpophilum genome encodes the following:
- a CDS encoding ABC-F family ATP-binding cassette domain-containing protein, with translation MSILATEQVSHSFHDRWLFKDLHFGLQKGERVALVGINGTGKSTLLSILAGQTIPTSGKVVKEKGIKIGYLEQDPDFTGLQSINDFIYSADNDQQRLIRDYEELLAFEHIDQSKLEDLTEKISSLNAWEYEHNIKTILNRLNIMDFQQNIHSLSGGQRKRLALAKLLIDEPDVYILDEPTNHLDIETIEWLEKLLTTGNKTVLLVTHDRYFLDNICTEIRELDRGNLYTYKGNYAYFLEKKSERESIDAVMVEKSRNLLRRELEWMRRQPQARGTKSKSRIDAYYELEEKSKAIKGNDTVQLSVKVSRQGSKILELDHITKHYGKKIIIKNFSYTFKRGDRIGLAGKNGTGKSTFLNLITQEELADAGNISVGETTVYGYYKQGGLAVNENDRVLDVVKNIADYIEMANGEVITASQLLTHFLFPPEKQFGLVNKLSGGERKRLQLMRVLMKNPNFLILDEPSNDLDIDTLNVLEDFLHNYKGVLILVSHDRYLLDKLTDQLFIFEGDGIIRIYNGNYADFKLEQEAHQKSEKEKQKKSIQQTDLPKIKEEKKKLSYKEQLEYNKLASEIDELEQVLKAKVIQLNTLTNHTELATVAEEIQNLQNLIDSKSERWMTLAEFM, from the coding sequence GTGAGTATTTTAGCTACAGAACAAGTAAGCCATTCCTTTCATGACAGATGGCTTTTTAAGGATCTACATTTCGGATTGCAAAAAGGGGAACGGGTCGCCTTAGTCGGAATAAATGGAACAGGTAAGTCGACATTATTATCTATTCTGGCAGGTCAGACAATTCCAACGTCGGGAAAAGTTGTCAAAGAGAAAGGTATAAAAATAGGCTATCTAGAACAGGATCCCGATTTCACGGGCCTTCAATCAATCAATGATTTTATTTATAGTGCAGATAATGATCAGCAGCGGCTCATTAGAGATTATGAAGAACTGTTAGCTTTCGAGCACATCGATCAGTCTAAACTGGAAGATCTCACTGAAAAGATAAGTTCTTTGAATGCATGGGAATATGAACATAATATTAAAACGATTTTGAATCGTCTGAACATTATGGATTTTCAGCAAAATATTCATAGTCTCTCGGGTGGGCAGCGAAAGCGGCTGGCGCTGGCAAAACTCTTGATTGATGAACCAGATGTATATATTCTGGATGAGCCTACCAACCATCTTGACATCGAAACAATTGAATGGTTGGAAAAGTTACTTACCACAGGAAATAAAACAGTCCTACTGGTCACACATGATCGTTATTTTTTAGATAATATCTGTACAGAAATTCGTGAACTTGACCGTGGAAATTTATATACATATAAGGGAAACTACGCGTATTTTTTAGAGAAGAAATCGGAGCGAGAGTCCATCGATGCGGTCATGGTCGAAAAAAGCAGAAACTTGTTACGTCGTGAATTGGAATGGATGCGGCGCCAGCCGCAAGCACGAGGGACTAAGTCTAAATCACGAATTGATGCGTATTATGAACTAGAGGAAAAGTCCAAGGCCATAAAAGGAAATGATACAGTACAATTGAGTGTCAAAGTAAGTAGGCAAGGGTCTAAAATCCTAGAACTCGATCACATCACCAAACACTACGGAAAAAAGATCATTATAAAGAACTTTTCCTATACATTCAAAAGAGGAGACCGAATAGGTTTAGCAGGAAAGAACGGAACAGGTAAATCGACATTTTTAAATCTGATTACGCAGGAGGAATTAGCGGATGCTGGCAACATTAGCGTCGGTGAAACCACCGTATACGGATATTATAAGCAAGGTGGTCTAGCAGTAAATGAAAATGACAGGGTGCTCGACGTGGTAAAAAATATTGCCGATTATATTGAGATGGCAAACGGCGAAGTAATTACGGCTTCACAGCTATTAACGCATTTTTTATTTCCACCCGAGAAACAATTTGGTTTAGTGAACAAACTCAGTGGTGGTGAGCGGAAACGGCTTCAGCTCATGCGCGTCTTGATGAAAAATCCAAACTTTCTCATATTGGATGAGCCCTCAAATGATCTTGATATTGATACCTTAAATGTACTCGAGGATTTTCTACATAATTATAAAGGTGTATTAATTTTAGTTTCACACGACCGCTATTTACTGGACAAATTAACAGATCAATTATTCATCTTCGAGGGAGATGGAATCATCCGTATTTACAATGGTAACTACGCTGACTTTAAGCTGGAGCAGGAAGCACATCAGAAATCTGAAAAGGAAAAACAAAAAAAGAGTATACAACAAACGGACCTACCTAAGATAAAGGAGGAAAAGAAAAAATTATCATATAAAGAGCAGCTGGAATATAACAAACTTGCAAGTGAGATCGACGAACTCGAACAGGTATTAAAAGCTAAAGTCATTCAATTAAACACATTGACTAACCACACCGAGTTAGCGACAGTAGCGGAAGAAATTCAAAACCTACAAAATTTGATTGACAGTAAATCGGAGAGATGGATGACTCTTGCTGAATTTATGTAA
- the apaG gene encoding Co2+/Mg2+ efflux protein ApaG has translation MITQITEGVKISVETSYQSEYSNPDREHFMFAYHISIENLSDYTVQLISRYWKIFDAKGDYREVSGEGVVGEQPVIAPGQIHQYTSGCNLNSEFGFMEGHYNMVRALDNSNFQVEIPRFNLIADYALN, from the coding sequence ATGATCACACAAATTACAGAAGGCGTAAAAATCTCGGTTGAAACCAGCTATCAGTCGGAGTACTCTAATCCTGACCGTGAACATTTTATGTTTGCTTATCATATCAGCATTGAAAATCTGAGTGATTACACGGTACAGCTCATCAGCAGATATTGGAAAATATTCGATGCCAAGGGAGATTATAGAGAAGTATCCGGAGAGGGGGTCGTAGGCGAGCAGCCTGTAATAGCGCCGGGCCAAATACATCAATACACATCAGGTTGCAACCTGAATAGTGAGTTTGGATTTATGGAAGGTCATTATAACATGGTTCGTGCGTTGGATAATAGTAACTTTCAGGTTGAAATACCTCGTTTCAATCTCATTGCTGATTACGCATTGAATTAA
- a CDS encoding SAM-dependent methyltransferase, whose product MANGVLYLIPVPLSEDAAPKSFTPFLIDTINSLDEYIVENEKTARKFLKQAGLKIPQSALIIHDYGKHAREKSDSSKFFSGLKRGKDVGLMSEAGCPGVADPGADIVAEAHKLGIKVVPLVGPSSILLALMASGFSGQKFAFHGYLPIDKNERSKKIKELENQSMREKQTQIFIETPFRNNQLLEDIIKTCKPATGLCIACNVTSGEEYIRTRTVAEWKKHKEDYHKKPAIFLLYV is encoded by the coding sequence ATGGCAAATGGAGTATTATATTTGATCCCAGTCCCCTTGAGCGAAGATGCTGCGCCCAAGTCATTCACCCCTTTTTTGATTGATACCATCAATTCACTTGATGAATATATTGTAGAGAATGAAAAGACAGCGCGGAAGTTCTTGAAACAAGCTGGGTTGAAGATTCCGCAAAGTGCATTGATAATCCATGATTATGGAAAGCATGCCCGTGAAAAAAGTGATTCTAGCAAGTTTTTTTCGGGTTTGAAACGAGGAAAGGACGTTGGGTTAATGTCGGAGGCCGGTTGTCCCGGAGTGGCCGACCCCGGAGCGGATATTGTTGCGGAAGCTCATAAGCTTGGAATTAAAGTGGTCCCACTGGTTGGACCCAGTTCGATATTATTAGCTTTAATGGCTTCTGGATTTAGCGGACAGAAATTTGCATTTCATGGCTACTTACCTATTGATAAAAACGAACGTTCAAAAAAGATCAAAGAACTCGAAAATCAGTCTATGCGTGAGAAGCAAACACAGATATTTATCGAAACTCCCTTTAGAAATAATCAGCTTCTGGAAGATATTATCAAGACATGTAAACCAGCAACGGGCCTCTGTATAGCGTGCAATGTAACCTCAGGCGAGGAATATATCCGTACTCGCACTGTGGCGGAATGGAAAAAACATAAAGAGGACTACCATAAGAAGCCGGCAATATTTTTGCTCTATGTATAG
- a CDS encoding alpha/beta hydrolase, whose translation MLNNKKIAVAISFFMIIAWGKIAYAQPAVYVIVHGAWGGAWQFKSTANELEKDGGKVYRPTLTGLGERYHLADTSVGLQTHINDVVNTILFEDLKNVVLVGHSYGGMVITAVADSLPGRIKKLVYVDAILPDNQESVMMLMSKSDGSNGLLASESNGYVMPFWVKDGGKFPRDVPHPLKTMTDRINLSNPARERIPSTYILTYEQGKPMERDDFYPFYERAKQRHFKTRELISDHNPQIKKLQELVDLLEQEK comes from the coding sequence ATGTTGAATAATAAAAAAATAGCGGTTGCTATATCATTTTTTATGATAATTGCATGGGGCAAAATTGCTTATGCACAGCCTGCTGTTTATGTCATTGTGCATGGTGCTTGGGGAGGTGCTTGGCAATTTAAAAGTACAGCCAACGAGCTGGAGAAAGATGGTGGTAAAGTATATCGTCCTACACTGACCGGATTGGGTGAGCGTTACCATCTGGCCGATACTTCAGTTGGACTACAGACTCATATCAACGACGTAGTGAATACAATTCTTTTTGAGGATCTTAAAAACGTTGTATTAGTAGGACATAGCTATGGCGGCATGGTCATCACAGCGGTTGCCGATAGTCTACCTGGTAGGATTAAAAAGTTGGTTTACGTAGATGCTATCCTCCCCGATAACCAAGAATCTGTTATGATGCTGATGAGCAAATCCGACGGTTCCAACGGCCTGTTGGCATCCGAAAGCAATGGCTATGTAATGCCGTTCTGGGTAAAGGATGGTGGGAAATTTCCGCGAGATGTCCCCCACCCTCTGAAGACAATGACTGACAGGATCAATCTAAGTAATCCAGCACGGGAACGTATTCCATCGACCTATATTTTGACTTATGAACAAGGGAAACCTATGGAGCGTGATGACTTTTATCCCTTCTATGAAAGGGCAAAACAGCGACATTTTAAAACACGTGAACTGATCTCGGATCACAATCCGCAGATAAAAAAATTGCAGGAATTAGTAGATTTGTTAGAGCAGGAGAAATAG
- a CDS encoding Nif3-like dinuclear metal center hexameric protein codes for MKIKEVIQYLEQLAPLDLQESYDNSGLIVGDANREISSILISLDCTEAVVQEAINKGCNLIISHHPIVFKGLKKINGKNYVERTVIKAIENKIALYAIHTNLDNIVGGVNSKIADRLGLVNQAILASKSNVLRKMVVFVPRSHVEEVRQALFDAGAGQIGKHYDQCSFNTAGYGSFRPLEGAQPTIGETGIQERVEETRIEVIYRRSIERKLLLALYEVHPYEEVAYDLFDLQNTATEIGAGMIGNLVEPMDEKEFLAYLKEKLNLNVIRHTALLDKKVSRIAVCGGAGGFLLDAAKRSGADFFVTADYKYHEFFDAEREIVIADTGHFESEQFTQELLYDIITKKFPNFATLTTEIDTNPIKYYS; via the coding sequence ATGAAAATTAAAGAAGTCATTCAGTATTTGGAACAATTGGCGCCATTGGATTTGCAGGAGTCGTATGATAACTCCGGACTTATCGTAGGTGATGCAAACCGGGAAATCAGCAGCATTCTGATTTCACTGGATTGTACAGAGGCTGTTGTTCAGGAAGCCATAAATAAGGGATGTAATTTGATTATCTCCCACCATCCTATTGTCTTTAAAGGATTAAAGAAAATTAATGGAAAAAATTACGTGGAACGTACTGTAATCAAAGCTATAGAAAACAAAATCGCGTTGTATGCGATCCACACCAACTTGGATAATATCGTCGGGGGAGTAAACTCAAAGATCGCCGACCGACTGGGTTTAGTTAACCAGGCTATTTTGGCATCCAAGAGTAATGTATTGCGAAAAATGGTTGTGTTTGTGCCGCGAAGTCATGTGGAAGAAGTAAGACAAGCGCTATTTGATGCCGGCGCAGGGCAGATTGGAAAGCATTATGATCAGTGTAGCTTTAATACAGCAGGCTATGGTAGTTTTAGACCTTTGGAGGGCGCGCAGCCCACTATTGGTGAAACAGGTATCCAAGAGCGCGTTGAGGAAACACGTATTGAGGTGATCTATAGACGTTCTATTGAGCGAAAGCTGCTTTTAGCGCTTTACGAAGTACATCCTTACGAGGAAGTGGCTTATGATCTATTTGATTTACAGAATACGGCCACGGAAATCGGCGCTGGTATGATTGGCAACCTGGTGGAGCCGATGGACGAAAAAGAATTTTTGGCATATTTAAAAGAAAAGCTTAACTTAAATGTCATTCGGCATACCGCCTTATTAGATAAAAAAGTCAGCCGCATAGCTGTCTGTGGGGGAGCAGGTGGATTCCTACTGGATGCAGCCAAGCGCTCGGGGGCAGATTTTTTTGTTACCGCTGATTACAAATACCATGAATTTTTTGATGCGGAACGCGAGATTGTCATCGCCGATACAGGACATTTTGAGAGCGAACAATTTACGCAAGAATTATTGTACGACATTATTACGAAAAAATTTCCTAACTTTGCAACCTTAACAACAGAAATAGATACAAATCCTATAAAATACTACAGTTGA
- a CDS encoding zinc ribbon domain-containing protein, translating into MEQTVEQKLKALWLLQAIHTKIDKIRQVRGELPMEVADLEDEIAGLETRIEKIRTDLDDLEDSIVKRKNMIKDAQAAIKKYESQLNEVKNNREYDAISKEIEIQGLEIQVCEKRIKEAEFEIRNKTENYDATVSNLEYSKNELEGKKKELETITAETQKEEDALLAKASEAEANIEERLVKVYYRLRNSFKNGLAVVSIDRDSCSGCHNKIPAQMQSEIRQRKKIIICEHCGRVLVDEGIVLEIEQEYGF; encoded by the coding sequence ATGGAACAAACCGTAGAACAAAAATTGAAAGCATTATGGCTTTTGCAAGCCATACATACTAAAATAGACAAGATTCGCCAGGTTCGTGGCGAGTTGCCTATGGAAGTTGCAGATCTTGAAGATGAGATTGCGGGTTTAGAAACTCGTATCGAGAAGATCAGAACGGACTTAGACGATTTAGAAGATTCGATCGTTAAGCGCAAAAACATGATTAAAGATGCTCAGGCTGCTATCAAAAAATATGAGTCGCAGCTCAATGAGGTTAAAAACAATCGTGAATACGACGCTATTTCAAAAGAAATTGAAATCCAAGGACTTGAAATTCAAGTCTGTGAAAAGAGAATCAAAGAAGCTGAGTTTGAGATTCGTAACAAAACAGAAAACTATGATGCTACGGTAAGTAATCTTGAATATAGCAAAAACGAACTTGAGGGTAAAAAGAAGGAATTGGAGACAATTACTGCTGAGACTCAAAAGGAAGAGGATGCCTTATTGGCTAAGGCATCTGAAGCTGAAGCGAATATTGAAGAACGTCTGGTTAAAGTGTATTATCGTCTGCGTAATTCTTTCAAAAATGGCCTGGCTGTTGTTTCCATTGACCGTGACAGCTGTTCAGGATGTCACAATAAAATCCCAGCTCAGATGCAATCTGAGATTCGTCAGCGCAAAAAAATCATAATCTGCGAACACTGCGGTCGCGTATTGGTTGATGAAGGTATCGTATTGGAAATTGAACAAGAATACGGTTTTTAA
- a CDS encoding S41 family peptidase — MKKTHFKFIAAFLVGTAIPNAKAQETLLLRNPSISVNNIAFVYGGDIWIADKNGTNPRRLTTNPGVEQNPIFSPDGKKIAFTGNYDGNTDVYVMPIEGGEPKRITYHPASDVLRGWLNNDEVYYTTSRDFTYALSPRLYSSHIQRLGMDKALMMPEATQGSPSPDGRYWAYIKNTDPTERDRVAFKRYRGGGMPTIWIFDTKTKEIEAIPHVKSNDVKPLWLGNKVYFLSDRDKIVNIFSYDTKSKKVEKLTDFRDYDIRSLNGNGNDLIFEYAGRLNTLSLETNKVSTLHVSVNTDAMFKRPFYKNMKDDIRYATLSPTGQRALFEARGEIFTVPKEKGEARNLSNSPGSHERFPDWSPNSKWVSYISDKNGSYQLVLVDQFGKDQPLYFNLGQSNFYFEPTWSPDSKKLFYNDAHLNLYYIDIASKAIVKVADDKLSGQTGRVSNHFQPSWSPDSKWISYIRTLENGVPAVFMYHLDTKKTQQITDGMSSVRSTAFSQDGKYLFFTASTNTGLTNSGLHMSATQRNVDYTVYAFILSSKTPSFFKNESDEEQIRDDRAEKSEVPEDKKTARVKENDKKAPKKDKKEEAPTTRPVDKSIEVDFDRIENRIVALPLPVGSYWSLNGQVPNQLTYQRGGTIGAYDFKDLENKTLVENARSFAISADGKRMLYQTSNGYNIVPAGQKVASPTTGAVKLDGIQQLVDPVAEWKQVFHEVWAMQKEYFYVENMHGADWNAMKTKYEKFLPFVSHRSDLGYLLNEMMGEMVVGHNYIYPGDQPSTPSVSVGVLGADYAVKNGYYQIAKIFTRLEWNPSFKAPLAEPGLNIKEGDYIVAVNGIELTEDRDIYSLFDNTVGKQVSLKVNSKPSLVGAREVVVKPISFSDEMSLRSMEWVERNRKRVNDLSNGQIAYVYMPNTGPEGYTYFNRYYFSQMDKKALLMDERNNGGGWVADYVIDLLSRELISGWGIRDGRGFTTPGNGIYGPKAMIINENAGSGGDMMPYMFRFKGLGKLVGRTTMGILVGISGYPPLLDGGRITSPNFGVYDLNGNWIIENEGVAPDVFVEQLPKDLLEGRDPQLETTVKILLEEMKTYPYKNLQKPVDPIRVN; from the coding sequence ATGAAGAAAACTCATTTCAAGTTTATCGCAGCGTTTTTGGTAGGAACAGCCATTCCAAATGCTAAAGCGCAAGAGACTTTATTACTTCGAAACCCGAGCATCAGTGTCAACAATATTGCTTTCGTATATGGTGGAGACATCTGGATAGCAGACAAAAATGGAACCAATCCCCGCCGTCTGACAACTAATCCCGGAGTCGAACAAAATCCGATATTTTCGCCCGATGGCAAGAAAATCGCATTTACGGGTAATTATGATGGTAATACGGATGTATACGTCATGCCCATTGAGGGCGGAGAACCGAAGCGGATTACCTATCATCCAGCCTCAGATGTACTACGTGGCTGGCTAAATAACGATGAAGTGTATTACACGACATCGCGCGATTTTACTTATGCTTTGAGTCCCCGGTTGTACAGTTCTCATATTCAGCGGCTGGGTATGGATAAGGCACTGATGATGCCAGAAGCTACGCAGGGCAGCCCCTCTCCGGACGGACGCTATTGGGCATATATTAAAAATACTGATCCTACCGAACGTGATCGCGTAGCATTTAAACGGTATAGGGGTGGTGGTATGCCAACGATCTGGATTTTTGATACAAAGACTAAGGAAATCGAAGCAATTCCACATGTTAAAAGCAACGATGTTAAGCCGTTATGGTTGGGCAATAAAGTATATTTTCTCTCAGATCGTGATAAAATAGTAAATATCTTCAGCTATGATACCAAATCCAAGAAAGTTGAAAAATTAACTGATTTTAGAGATTACGACATTCGTTCCTTGAATGGAAATGGAAATGATCTGATTTTTGAGTACGCGGGAAGACTGAATACATTGAGTCTGGAGACAAATAAAGTCAGTACTTTGCATGTCTCTGTCAATACAGATGCGATGTTTAAGCGTCCTTTTTATAAAAATATGAAAGACGATATTCGCTATGCAACGTTATCTCCTACTGGGCAGCGGGCGCTATTTGAAGCTCGGGGCGAGATTTTCACTGTCCCCAAAGAAAAAGGGGAAGCCCGTAATCTCTCCAATTCCCCCGGATCCCATGAGCGGTTTCCAGACTGGTCACCTAATAGTAAATGGGTTTCATATATATCCGATAAGAATGGATCTTATCAGTTGGTATTGGTGGATCAATTTGGTAAAGATCAACCTCTGTACTTTAATCTGGGGCAAAGTAATTTTTATTTCGAACCTACTTGGTCTCCGGATTCGAAGAAGTTGTTTTATAATGACGCACATCTTAATCTCTATTACATAGACATTGCTTCTAAAGCCATTGTAAAGGTAGCGGATGATAAACTAAGCGGGCAGACGGGTAGAGTATCCAACCATTTTCAGCCCAGCTGGTCTCCGGATTCTAAATGGATTTCCTATATCCGTACCCTGGAAAACGGTGTGCCCGCTGTGTTTATGTACCATTTAGATACGAAGAAAACACAACAGATTACAGACGGAATGAGTTCTGTTCGTAGTACTGCTTTCTCCCAAGATGGTAAATATCTCTTTTTTACAGCGAGTACCAATACCGGTTTAACCAATTCTGGTCTGCATATGTCAGCAACACAGCGTAACGTTGATTATACTGTTTATGCCTTTATCCTTTCGAGCAAAACGCCTTCTTTCTTTAAAAACGAAAGCGATGAAGAACAGATACGTGATGATAGAGCTGAAAAATCAGAGGTACCAGAGGACAAGAAGACCGCAAGAGTGAAGGAGAACGATAAAAAGGCACCTAAGAAAGATAAGAAGGAAGAAGCTCCCACAACTAGGCCCGTAGATAAATCCATTGAGGTCGATTTTGATCGCATTGAAAACCGAATCGTAGCACTGCCTTTACCTGTGGGCTCTTATTGGAGCTTAAATGGGCAGGTTCCTAATCAGCTAACTTACCAGCGCGGAGGCACTATAGGTGCCTACGATTTTAAAGACCTGGAAAATAAAACCTTAGTCGAGAATGCTCGTAGTTTTGCAATCAGTGCAGACGGCAAAAGAATGTTGTATCAGACGAGCAACGGCTATAATATTGTTCCTGCGGGTCAGAAAGTAGCATCTCCGACAACAGGTGCAGTCAAATTGGATGGTATCCAGCAACTAGTAGATCCTGTAGCTGAATGGAAACAAGTTTTTCATGAGGTATGGGCTATGCAAAAAGAATATTTCTATGTAGAAAACATGCATGGTGCTGACTGGAACGCTATGAAAACGAAATATGAAAAATTTCTTCCATTTGTTAGTCATCGCTCGGATTTGGGCTATCTATTAAACGAAATGATGGGGGAAATGGTTGTCGGACACAATTATATTTATCCGGGCGATCAACCTTCTACCCCTTCGGTATCTGTGGGGGTGCTGGGCGCCGATTATGCAGTCAAAAACGGGTATTATCAAATAGCCAAAATATTTACACGGCTGGAATGGAATCCTTCATTTAAAGCGCCTTTAGCCGAGCCGGGATTGAATATTAAAGAAGGAGACTATATCGTTGCAGTAAATGGTATTGAATTAACAGAAGATAGGGATATCTATAGCCTTTTTGACAATACAGTCGGCAAACAGGTTTCATTAAAGGTCAACTCCAAGCCTTCTCTTGTGGGCGCTCGGGAAGTGGTGGTGAAACCTATTTCGTTCAGTGATGAGATGAGCCTGCGGAGTATGGAATGGGTAGAACGCAACCGTAAGAGAGTAAATGACCTGAGTAATGGTCAGATCGCTTATGTTTACATGCCTAATACGGGTCCTGAGGGATATACCTACTTCAACCGTTACTACTTCTCCCAAATGGATAAAAAAGCTTTATTGATGGACGAAAGAAACAATGGCGGTGGCTGGGTAGCAGATTATGTCATCGATCTGTTGTCGCGGGAATTAATTTCTGGCTGGGGTATCCGCGATGGAAGAGGATTTACGACTCCGGGCAATGGAATTTATGGGCCGAAAGCCATGATTATCAATGAAAATGCTGGTTCTGGTGGTGATATGATGCCATATATGTTCCGTTTCAAGGGACTTGGTAAGCTGGTTGGACGTACGACAATGGGCATTTTGGTTGGAATTAGTGGTTATCCGCCGCTTTTGGATGGTGGCCGTATCACTTCTCCAAATTTCGGTGTATATGATCTTAATGGGAATTGGATTATCGAAAACGAAGGTGTGGCACCGGACGTGTTCGTAGAACAGCTGCCAAAAGACCTCTTGGAGGGCCGTGATCCACAATTGGAAACGACAGTCAAGATTTTGCTGGAAGAGATGAAGACTTATCCATACAAAAATCTACAAAAACCTGTAGATCCAATCCGTGTTAATTAG
- a CDS encoding CPBP family intramembrane glutamic endopeptidase translates to MHPERTTHPLQSLLRLILMIIGFTFLSQVIYILLLFFYYKFTGQDFSLSIVMQGSANEMRFLLLMSSLGSFVVPAYLMNTREGYGISYFRRETKGRPEQFAYIFLAMLAFMPLMNAIGHWNESMQLPDAMESVQRWMEQSERESGELIKSIIMESAIAGFLFNILVLALVPAIGEELLFRGVLQHIVARWIANPHMVIWIVAIVFSAIHLQFFGFIPRMLLGAFFGYLYLWSKNIILPIFGHFVNNASATVMAFYYARNGKSYDELNAFEPQSWWIYVVAFVFTVIFVFLFYMSTQKENHGERLEEN, encoded by the coding sequence ATGCATCCCGAACGAACAACACATCCTCTTCAGTCTTTATTACGTTTGATTCTGATGATTATCGGATTTACCTTTCTATCCCAGGTAATCTATATCCTATTGCTTTTCTTTTATTATAAATTTACAGGGCAAGACTTTTCGTTGAGTATCGTGATGCAAGGTTCCGCCAACGAAATGCGATTTCTGTTATTAATGAGCAGCTTAGGTTCTTTTGTCGTGCCTGCATACCTGATGAACACGCGTGAGGGGTACGGTATCTCGTATTTCAGACGGGAAACTAAGGGTAGGCCAGAGCAGTTTGCTTATATATTTCTTGCCATGTTGGCATTTATGCCGCTCATGAATGCTATTGGGCACTGGAACGAATCGATGCAACTGCCGGATGCTATGGAGTCAGTACAGCGTTGGATGGAGCAGAGTGAGAGAGAATCGGGAGAGCTTATCAAAAGCATCATTATGGAATCAGCTATCGCTGGCTTCCTGTTCAACATTCTGGTATTGGCGTTAGTCCCTGCCATAGGTGAAGAACTTTTGTTTCGGGGTGTATTGCAACATATCGTCGCACGATGGATTGCCAATCCGCATATGGTGATCTGGATAGTGGCTATTGTTTTCAGTGCGATACATTTGCAATTTTTTGGCTTTATACCGCGGATGCTGTTAGGCGCATTTTTCGGTTATCTGTATCTGTGGAGCAAGAATATCATACTTCCTATATTTGGGCATTTTGTCAATAATGCAAGTGCTACCGTCATGGCTTTTTATTATGCGCGAAATGGGAAGAGCTATGACGAACTCAATGCCTTTGAGCCTCAATCTTGGTGGATATATGTTGTAGCCTTCGTTTTTACTGTTATTTTTGTATTCTTATTTTATATGTCAACCCAAAAAGAAAATCATGGAGAACGATTGGAAGAGAATTAA
- a CDS encoding putative signal transducing protein — MENDWKRIKIFTNAIEAEIVKQMLEENGIPAVVLNKQDSSYLFGKIELYVNENAIEIAERLIEEAEGDR; from the coding sequence ATGGAGAACGATTGGAAGAGAATTAAAATATTTACGAACGCCATTGAAGCTGAGATTGTCAAACAAATGCTTGAGGAAAACGGTATCCCTGCAGTGGTGTTGAACAAGCAGGATTCTTCCTATCTGTTCGGGAAAATCGAACTCTATGTCAATGAAAACGCTATAGAGATCGCCGAAAGATTGATTGAGGAAGCGGAAGGAGATCGTTAA